From a region of the Entelurus aequoreus isolate RoL-2023_Sb linkage group LG27, RoL_Eaeq_v1.1, whole genome shotgun sequence genome:
- the si:dkeyp-51f12.3 gene encoding uncharacterized protein si:dkeyp-51f12.3 — protein sequence MPLPQGVLLFLGVLMMIAGGAVALCVGLPNHSAPWFGVGLFFGLGGVGLLVSGLCMAMKNLQVAVPVPGHFLLHPRTGTRFSPQQSLAIQRRLDRIRREMSTDSVGDTQDPEPALPATPPHWTMDPPPSYDTVMKIQEHGERLDRRPPVDMLHSVP from the exons ATGCCGCTGCCCCAGGGAGTGCTGCTCTTCCTGGGCGTGCTCATGATGATCGCCGGGGGGGCCGTGGCTCTGTGCGTGGGGTTACCGAACCACTCGGCGCCGTGGTTCGGTGTGGGTCTTTTCTTCGGGCTGGGGGGCGTGGGCCTGCTGGTGAGCGGGCTGTGCATGGCCATGAAGAACCTGCAGGTGGCGGTGCCGGTGCCGGGACACTTCCTGCTGCACCCGCGTACGGGGACCCGGTTCAGCCCGCAACAGTCCCTGGCCATTCAGCG GAGGTTGGACCGAATTCGTCGGGAAATGTCGACGGACTCCGTCGGCGACACGCAGGACCCCGAACCGGCCTTACCGGCGACACCGCCCCACTGGACAATGGACCCGCCCCCGTCGTACGACACTGTGATGAAGATCCAAGAGCACGGCGAGCGGCTCGACCGTCGCCCCCCGGTGGACATGTTGCACTCGGTGCCTTAA